The Desulfohalovibrio reitneri genome contains a region encoding:
- a CDS encoding phosphotransferase — protein sequence MSLNSTLRDVCSLFGVAFHRMRRDIDLPGSPERCLARTAIEDERGEVFVLERLPIIGRRRREGVARTLFELHRGGMEQVAAPLRSRSGEFATQAMEYCWRLTPFVRGVPLPQPDYVFEEARGHALAAFMLRLDHPDTPAPADPPDLPWRLDAFADDLRAKLAVREPSVLSRIRPALDALTPFLAEYASLPTTLRHGDLHPGNVIWDEAGGIRAVIDWEFCGARPRLYDLAVCLGCLGFEDPRALARGASSAMLGDLLAAGYLVEDEGPLLFNLTLALRLGWLAEWLRGGERGLLQQELDYLDLLLRLRPRLEAHWARGGKGG from the coding sequence GTGAGCCTCAACTCCACCCTGCGCGACGTCTGTTCCCTGTTCGGCGTCGCTTTTCACCGCATGCGCCGCGACATCGACCTTCCGGGTTCACCCGAGCGTTGCCTTGCGCGCACAGCCATCGAGGACGAACGCGGCGAGGTTTTTGTGCTGGAGCGGCTGCCCATCATCGGCAGGCGGCGGCGCGAGGGCGTGGCCCGCACATTGTTCGAACTGCATCGTGGCGGCATGGAGCAGGTGGCAGCTCCCCTTCGCAGCCGGAGTGGTGAGTTTGCCACCCAGGCCATGGAGTACTGCTGGCGGTTGACGCCGTTTGTGCGCGGTGTCCCCTTGCCGCAGCCGGACTACGTATTCGAGGAGGCGCGCGGACACGCCCTGGCCGCCTTCATGCTCCGACTGGATCACCCTGACACGCCAGCGCCCGCCGATCCGCCGGACCTGCCGTGGCGATTGGACGCTTTTGCGGACGACCTGCGCGCCAAGCTGGCCGTACGCGAGCCCAGCGTGCTCTCGCGTATCCGCCCCGCCCTGGACGCCCTGACGCCGTTCCTGGCCGAGTACGCATCTTTGCCCACCACCCTGCGCCATGGCGACCTCCACCCCGGCAACGTTATCTGGGATGAAGCGGGCGGCATCAGGGCGGTCATCGACTGGGAGTTCTGCGGAGCGCGGCCGCGCCTGTACGATCTGGCCGTCTGCCTTGGCTGCCTTGGTTTCGAAGATCCGCGTGCCCTGGCGCGGGGCGCTTCCTCCGCCATGCTGGGCGACTTGCTGGCGGCGGGGTATCTGGTTGAGGATGAGGGACCGCTTCTCTTCAACCTGACCCTTGCCCTGCGACTGGGCTGGCTGGCGGAGTGGCTGCGCGGCGGCGAGCGCGGTCTGCTGCAGCAGGAACTGGACTACCTGGACCTGCTTCTCCGCCTGCGTCCCAGGCTGGAGGCGCACTGGGCGAGAGGCGGCAAGGGCGGCTGA
- a CDS encoding PAS domain-containing sensor histidine kinase has product MSKPSRQAKGSLRDALIGLGERSVSKSHYPQLKEKIAELEQFRTIMDLSSDVVFLVDGRDGRITDVTGDLSMLDASREKLLGRPITGLLTPKGGSRFHRALVRGGGTVRLDTEASAMRLDGREIPPLEMNVRVVSVDGRRLAVASARDVTAQVQVREERERAHHELERKVDERTRELRSAVERLQNEVRRHAATERRYLQAKEKAEEASRAKSEFLSVVSHELRTPLTAIRGFAQIITRKLRGEIFPRLKPEDEAAEDKLTRTTSQVEDNLDIITQESHRLTGLIDDLLDISSLEAGRGDFKREAVDMAEVIRRAGMACQDLYHRKGLPLELEIAPEMPYVLGDFDRLIQVLVNLLTNAAKFTNSGGVSVHAWSGGDHVLIAVSDTGEGIPDDKQEGIFEKFVQARGDSMKDRPTGTGLGLAISRQIVLRHGGDIWVESLPERGSTFFFSLPTVKACPYPRQGDDNG; this is encoded by the coding sequence ATGAGCAAGCCCTCTAGACAGGCAAAAGGCTCCCTGCGCGACGCCCTCATCGGGCTCGGCGAGCGCTCCGTCTCCAAAAGCCACTATCCGCAACTTAAGGAGAAGATCGCCGAGTTGGAGCAGTTCCGCACCATCATGGACCTCTCCAGCGACGTGGTGTTCCTGGTGGACGGCCGCGACGGCCGCATCACCGATGTGACCGGGGATCTGTCCATGCTCGACGCCTCGCGGGAGAAACTGCTTGGCCGACCCATCACCGGCCTGCTCACGCCCAAGGGTGGGTCCCGTTTCCACCGCGCCTTGGTGCGCGGCGGGGGAACCGTGCGCCTGGACACAGAGGCCTCGGCCATGCGCCTGGACGGGCGGGAAATCCCCCCTCTGGAAATGAACGTGCGCGTGGTCAGCGTGGACGGACGGCGGCTGGCCGTGGCCTCGGCCAGGGACGTGACCGCCCAGGTGCAGGTGCGTGAGGAGCGCGAGCGCGCCCACCACGAACTGGAACGCAAGGTGGACGAGCGCACCCGCGAGCTGCGCTCCGCCGTGGAGCGGCTGCAGAACGAGGTGCGCCGCCACGCCGCCACCGAACGGCGCTACCTGCAGGCCAAGGAAAAGGCCGAGGAAGCCAGCCGGGCCAAAAGCGAATTCCTCTCCGTGGTCTCCCACGAGTTGCGCACCCCACTGACCGCCATCCGGGGCTTCGCCCAGATCATCACCCGCAAGCTGCGCGGTGAGATTTTCCCGCGCCTCAAGCCGGAGGACGAAGCGGCGGAAGACAAACTGACCCGGACCACCTCCCAGGTGGAGGACAACCTGGACATCATCACCCAGGAAAGTCATCGGCTGACCGGCCTCATCGACGACCTGCTGGACATCTCCAGCCTGGAGGCGGGCCGGGGCGACTTCAAGCGCGAGGCCGTGGACATGGCCGAGGTCATCCGCCGGGCCGGGATGGCCTGCCAGGACCTTTACCATCGCAAGGGGCTGCCCCTGGAACTGGAGATCGCCCCGGAGATGCCCTACGTGCTGGGCGACTTCGACCGGCTCATCCAGGTGCTGGTCAACCTGCTGACCAACGCGGCCAAGTTCACCAACTCGGGCGGGGTCTCGGTGCACGCCTGGAGCGGCGGCGATCACGTGCTCATCGCGGTGTCCGACACCGGCGAGGGCATTCCCGACGACAAACAGGAAGGCATTTTCGAGAAATTCGTGCAGGCCAGGGGAGACTCCATGAAGGACCGGCCCACGGGCACCGGCCTTGGGCTGGCCATCAGCCGACAGATCGTCCTGCGCCACGGCGGGGACATCTGGGTGGAGTCGCTGCCCGAGCGGGGCAGCACCTTCTTCTTCTCCCTGCCCACGGTGAAAGCCTGCCCCTACCCCAGACAAGGAGACGACAATGGCTGA
- the ercA gene encoding alcohol dehydrogenase-like regulatory protein ErcA, protein MLELRKFVAPEFVFGAGAAGMAGRYARNHGGRVALLVADEGIRSAGWAAQVEESLAEAGLRVIHFSDVSSNPRDVEVMRGVEVYARNACDCLVAVGGGSVMDCAKGIGISHANQRHVLEFEGVDNVDRPGPPLVCIPTTAGSSADVSQFAIINDTQRRVKIAIVSKTVVPDAALIDPIPTTTMGEELTAHTGLDALTHAVEAYVSNAASPMTDLYALEAVRLISANLEGAVNKPRDLEVRGRMTLGSMYAGLAFSNAILGAVHAMAHSLGGFLDLPHGMCNAILLDHVMAYNYESSPERFLNLARAMGADIPAGTPAEEAREAALEPARGLKRLAGVTQSLGDLGVRPEDVAHLASMAAQDPCLLTNPRAADEAAIARIYEQAL, encoded by the coding sequence ATGCTTGAATTGCGCAAGTTCGTCGCACCGGAATTCGTCTTCGGCGCCGGAGCCGCCGGAATGGCGGGGCGTTACGCCCGCAACCACGGCGGCCGCGTGGCCCTGCTGGTTGCGGACGAGGGAATCCGGAGCGCGGGCTGGGCGGCCCAGGTGGAAGAAAGCCTCGCCGAGGCCGGACTTCGTGTAATCCATTTTTCCGATGTCTCCTCCAACCCGCGCGACGTGGAGGTCATGCGCGGGGTGGAGGTCTACGCCCGCAACGCCTGCGACTGCCTGGTGGCCGTTGGCGGCGGCAGCGTCATGGACTGCGCCAAGGGCATCGGCATCTCCCACGCCAACCAGCGCCACGTGCTGGAGTTCGAGGGCGTGGACAACGTGGACAGACCCGGGCCGCCCCTGGTCTGCATCCCCACCACGGCCGGCAGTTCGGCCGACGTCTCCCAGTTCGCCATCATCAACGACACCCAGCGGCGAGTGAAAATCGCCATCGTCTCCAAGACCGTGGTGCCGGACGCCGCCCTCATCGATCCCATCCCCACCACCACCATGGGCGAGGAACTGACCGCCCACACCGGGCTGGACGCCCTGACGCACGCGGTTGAGGCCTACGTCTCCAACGCCGCCTCGCCCATGACCGACCTGTACGCCCTGGAAGCGGTTCGCCTCATCTCCGCCAATCTGGAGGGCGCCGTGAACAAGCCGCGCGACCTGGAGGTGCGTGGCCGCATGACCCTGGGGAGCATGTACGCCGGGCTGGCCTTCTCCAACGCCATCCTGGGCGCGGTGCACGCCATGGCGCACAGCCTGGGCGGTTTCCTGGACCTGCCCCACGGCATGTGCAACGCCATTCTCCTGGATCACGTCATGGCTTACAACTACGAATCTTCCCCGGAGCGCTTCCTGAACCTGGCCCGGGCCATGGGCGCGGACATCCCGGCGGGGACTCCGGCCGAGGAAGCTCGCGAGGCCGCCCTGGAACCGGCCCGCGGACTGAAACGCCTGGCCGGAGTGACCCAATCCCTTGGCGACCTGGGCGTTCGGCCCGAGGACGTTGCCCATCTGGCCTCCATGGCCGCCCAGGACCCCTGCCTGCTGACCAATCCCCGGGCCGCGGACGAGGCGGCCATCGCCCGCATCTATGAGCAAGCCCTCTAG
- a CDS encoding HAD family hydrolase, with the protein MILLFDFDGTLFDTMPSIIHATRETFRRAGLAEPAEAAIRGAIRDGRGLEYYLGRLNPDIAKPDMPDWVLSWRAVYDAEAHALSRPFPGAVEAVARLHGLGAKVAVVSNKGEPALLRSVKEAGFGPFVSAVAGDAPPRPKKPNPQMYRQAILPAFYGEEPGRVVMVGDSAADLEFGRNIDARVVWAAYGYGDPAACLAMNPDVVLDSPADLADLMVT; encoded by the coding sequence ATGATTCTACTCTTCGACTTCGACGGCACCCTGTTCGATACTATGCCCTCCATCATCCACGCCACGCGGGAGACGTTTCGGCGGGCCGGGTTGGCGGAGCCGGCCGAGGCCGCAATTCGCGGGGCTATTCGTGACGGGCGCGGGCTGGAGTATTATCTTGGTCGGCTCAACCCGGACATCGCCAAACCGGACATGCCGGACTGGGTGCTGAGCTGGCGGGCGGTGTATGACGCCGAAGCCCACGCCCTGAGCCGCCCCTTTCCCGGTGCGGTGGAGGCGGTGGCCCGGTTGCATGGGCTGGGGGCCAAAGTGGCGGTAGTCTCCAACAAGGGCGAGCCCGCCTTGCTCCGCTCGGTGAAGGAGGCCGGCTTCGGGCCGTTTGTCTCGGCCGTTGCCGGTGACGCCCCGCCCCGGCCCAAGAAGCCAAACCCGCAGATGTACCGCCAAGCTATTCTGCCCGCTTTCTACGGCGAGGAACCGGGCCGCGTTGTCATGGTGGGCGACAGCGCTGCCGATTTGGAGTTCGGCCGCAACATCGACGCGCGCGTAGTCTGGGCCGCCTACGGATACGGCGATCCCGCCGCCTGCCTGGCCATGAACCCGGACGTGGTGCTTGACTCCCCGGCCGATCTGGCCGACCTCATGGTGACGTGA
- a CDS encoding O-acetylhomoserine aminocarboxypropyltransferase/cysteine synthase family protein — protein sequence MAERRLGPETLALHAGQKPDSQTNARAVPIYQTTSYTFDSVEHAADLFALRQSGYIYSRIMNPTCEVLESRLAALHDAAGACATASGMAAVFYAVATICQAGQNFVSGSNLYGGTHTLFAHTLKRFGIECRFVDSSDPENFRRAADENTRLLYMESIGNPRCNVDDFEAIAKVADELGVPCVVDNTVSPPPLLDPCDHGADIVVYSLTKIIGGHGTTIGGAVVDKGSFDWERGGKYPEITEPDPTYHGLDFTETFCDLEGGTRGCMAYILKLRTSLLRDTGACLSPFNAFLILQGMETLPLRARAHAENARKVAEFLAGHPKVDWVNYAGLPDHPDHERAKRYLPLGPGAVFGFGLNGGREAGQRFIESVELCSHLANILDAKTLVIHPASTTHSQMGEKELEQAGVSPEMVRISVGLETVEDIIADLDQALART from the coding sequence ATGGCTGAGAGACGCCTGGGACCGGAAACCCTGGCCCTGCACGCCGGGCAAAAACCGGACAGCCAGACCAACGCCCGGGCCGTGCCCATCTACCAGACCACCAGCTACACCTTCGACTCGGTGGAGCACGCCGCTGACCTCTTCGCCCTGCGCCAGTCCGGCTACATCTACTCCCGCATCATGAACCCCACCTGCGAGGTGCTGGAGTCGCGGCTGGCCGCACTGCACGACGCCGCCGGGGCCTGCGCCACCGCCTCCGGCATGGCGGCTGTGTTCTACGCCGTGGCCACCATTTGCCAGGCGGGACAGAACTTCGTTTCCGGCTCCAACCTGTACGGCGGCACCCATACCCTCTTCGCCCACACACTCAAACGTTTCGGTATCGAATGCCGCTTCGTGGATTCCTCCGATCCGGAGAACTTTCGCCGGGCCGCGGACGAGAACACGCGGCTGCTCTACATGGAATCCATCGGCAACCCGCGCTGCAACGTGGACGACTTCGAGGCCATCGCCAAGGTGGCCGACGAACTGGGCGTGCCCTGCGTGGTGGACAACACCGTCTCCCCGCCGCCGCTGCTGGACCCTTGCGATCACGGAGCGGACATCGTGGTCTACTCCCTGACCAAGATCATCGGCGGACACGGCACCACCATCGGCGGCGCGGTGGTGGACAAGGGGAGCTTCGACTGGGAGCGCGGGGGCAAGTACCCCGAAATCACCGAGCCGGACCCCACCTACCACGGCCTGGATTTCACCGAGACTTTCTGCGACCTCGAGGGCGGAACCAGGGGATGCATGGCCTACATCCTCAAGCTACGCACATCGCTCCTGCGCGACACCGGGGCCTGCCTGTCGCCCTTCAACGCCTTCCTCATTTTGCAGGGCATGGAGACACTGCCCCTGCGGGCCCGCGCCCACGCGGAAAACGCCCGCAAAGTGGCCGAGTTCCTGGCCGGGCATCCCAAGGTGGACTGGGTCAACTACGCCGGACTACCGGACCACCCGGACCACGAGCGGGCCAAGCGCTACCTGCCGCTGGGGCCGGGGGCGGTGTTCGGTTTCGGCCTCAACGGCGGGCGCGAGGCCGGGCAGCGGTTCATCGAGTCGGTGGAACTGTGCTCCCACCTGGCCAACATCCTCGACGCCAAGACCCTGGTCATCCACCCCGCCTCCACCACCCACTCCCAGATGGGGGAAAAGGAATTGGAGCAGGCCGGGGTCTCGCCGGAGATGGTTCGCATCTCTGTTGGCCTGGAGACGGTGGAGGACATCATCGCCGACCTGGACCAAGCCCTGGCCCGGACTTAG